The Phoenix dactylifera cultivar Barhee BC4 chromosome 17, palm_55x_up_171113_PBpolish2nd_filt_p, whole genome shotgun sequence genome contains a region encoding:
- the LOC103706376 gene encoding 18.1 kDa class I heat shock protein-like, protein MSLSSLFGRKSAKTTNTEPPISIDIWDSLEGFSLASVMPFAAVSSFTAASTDWKETHDAHVFITDLPGVKKDEVKIEVEEEKILKISGQRTKDSEEKGEKWHHIERSAEKFLRSVKLPPNASIERMKAVLENGVLTVTVPKDQEKKVQGRFIQITG, encoded by the coding sequence ATGTCCCTCTCTAGCTTGTTTGGTCGAAAGTCCGCAAAAACCACTAACACTGAGCCTCCCATCTCTATTGACATATGGGATTCCCTTGAAGGTTTCTCCCTTGCCAGCGTGATGCCTTTCGCCGCAGTCTCATCCTTTACTGCTGCCAGTACGGATTGGAAGGAAACTCATGATGCTCATGTCTTTATAACTGACCTCCCCGGAGTGAAGAAGGATGAAGTAAagatagaagtagaagaagagaagatcCTGAAGATAAGTGGGCAAAGGACTAAAGATAGTGAAGAGAAGGGTGAGAAGTGGCACCATATCGAGCGGAGCGCTGAAAAGTTCCTTCGTAGTGTGAAACTACCACCAAATGCAAGTATTGAGCGCATGAAGGCGGTCCTTGAGAATGGAGTTCTTACAGTGACTGTGCCCAAGGATCAAGAGAAGAAGGTTCAGGGGAGGTTTATTCAGATTACAGGCTAA